From a region of the Acinetobacter calcoaceticus genome:
- the pssA gene encoding CDP-diacylglycerol--serine O-phosphatidyltransferase, translated as MTNAPKPEQDLTHNEHSFDGITFEVVEEEDNPEGQKVKRRGIYLWPNLITTAALLSGFYSIIASMNGEFTQAIYAIFIAALLDGLDGRVARAIGAQSAFGEQYDSLSDLLAFGVAPAMLMYSWSLHDLGRIGLACCFVYTACAAFRLARFNVQIGVVDKRYFIGIASPLAAIIIISLVWVARDYPFIFDLRDIAIKTINAVLMVVVGLLMISNIKYYSFKQMDRKRVPFVVMLPVVLIFAAITYNIPMGILTVSIIYALSGFVTTLFARKSNETIKT; from the coding sequence ATGACAAATGCGCCTAAACCAGAGCAAGATTTAACTCATAATGAACATTCATTTGATGGGATTACGTTCGAAGTGGTTGAAGAAGAAGATAATCCGGAAGGACAAAAAGTGAAGCGCCGAGGAATTTATCTTTGGCCTAACTTAATTACGACGGCCGCTTTGTTGTCTGGTTTCTATTCCATCATTGCAAGTATGAATGGTGAGTTTACCCAAGCGATTTATGCCATTTTTATTGCAGCATTACTCGATGGCTTAGATGGCCGAGTTGCTCGAGCTATTGGTGCACAAAGTGCTTTTGGTGAACAATATGACTCTCTTTCCGACTTGTTAGCTTTTGGTGTAGCTCCTGCAATGCTGATGTATAGCTGGAGTTTGCATGATTTAGGACGTATTGGACTCGCATGTTGTTTTGTTTATACAGCTTGCGCAGCTTTCCGTTTAGCGCGCTTCAATGTCCAAATTGGTGTAGTTGATAAGCGTTATTTTATTGGCATAGCAAGTCCACTTGCTGCCATTATCATTATTTCACTTGTATGGGTCGCTCGCGATTACCCTTTCATTTTTGATTTACGTGATATTGCGATTAAAACCATTAATGCTGTTCTTATGGTTGTTGTGGGATTACTCATGATCTCCAATATCAAATATTACTCTTTCAAACAAATGGACCGTAAAAGAGTTCCTTTTGTAGTTATGTTGCCAGTAGTACTGATTTTTGCAGCAATCACTTATAATATTCCAATGGGCATTTTGACCGTTTCAATAATCTATGCTCTATCTGGTTTTGTTACGACATTATTTGCACGCAAGAGTAACGAAACAATAAAAACATAA